In Solidesulfovibrio carbinoliphilus subsp. oakridgensis, the sequence GGTGGCGGCGGCGGGGAGTCGGCCGGCGAAGGCGTGGCCGAGGGCACCCGCAATGCCCAGATCCTCCAGTACCAGCTCGATTCCATCAAGGCCATGGAAGACTATCAGAACAAGATCATCGGGGAAAACAAGGGGGCGCTGCGGGACCTGCCCCGGGTGAAGGCCACCCTGGCCGAGCTGGTCAACAAGAAGGATCAGGAGGCGGCCATCTACAACCAGCTCGTCAACCGTTACGGCCAGTCCGAGATCTCCAAGGAGATGGAGCTCAAGGACAAGTCCGTCATGTTTCGCATCGTGGATCCGGCCGTGATCCCCGAAGTGCCGGTCAGTCCCAACCGCCCGGTCATCATCCTGATCGGCATCGTGCTCGGCCTTGGCGCCGGCGCCGGCGCCACCTACCTGGCCGACCGTTTCAACCACTCGATCCGGTCCCTCCATGAACTGCGCACGCTCGGCCTTCCGGTCTTCGCGGTCATTCCCCGCATCTCGAGCGAAAAGGAGATCCGGCGGCAGGCCCGGCGGGACCACCTCGTCATGGCCGTGGCCGGCGGGTATTTCGCCCTGGTCGTCGGGGTGTTGGTGCTCGAGACGTTGCGGGCCCAGGGCGTGGGCACAGCCTGGCTGCAAAAAATCGCGCACTCCATTTTGTAGCGTGGGCTTGGCGGACCGCCCGAGGGTGCCGGCCGTCCGGCCGCAGACGATCCCGAACCTGTGTAACGCGCCAGAGGGGCCAGAGAGGTTGATCGCATCATGAGCAGAATCGAAGAAGCCCTGGGCAAGGCCGCCGAACGGCAGGCCGGCATGCCCCGGCCCGAGGCCCGCCTCTTTTTCCGCCAGGAAGCCACGTTGCCGCCGCCGTCGCAGGCCATCGATCCGGCGCGGCTGTCCGAGGAAAAGCTGGTCGTGCTCAAATCGCCCGCCTCGCCCGAGGCGGAGGAGTTCCGCAAGCTCAAGGAGGCGCTGGTCAAGGCGATCCGCGACCCCGACAACTTTAATAATATCATCCTGGTCACCAGCGCCCACCACGGCGAGGGCAAGTCCCTGCTCGTCGTCAACCTGGCCATCAGCCTGGCCCAGGAATTCGACCACACCGTGCTGGTCGTGGACGCGGACCTGCGGGCCCCGACCTGCCACCGCTACCTGGAGGTGGCGCCGGAGCGGGGACTGTCCGACTGCCTCCTCGATGGCCTCGACGTGGGCCAGGCGCTCATCAATACCGGCATCGGCAAACTCGTGCTCCTGCCGGCGGGAAAGGCGGTCAAAAACCCCATGGAGTTGTTGTCCTCCAATTCCATGCGGCGGCTCATGACGGAGATCAAACAGCGCTACCGCGACCGGATCATCCTGGTCGACACGCCGCCGGTGCTGCTTTTCGCGGAAACCCGGTCCCTGGCCGACGTGGCCGACGGCGCGGTCCTGGTGGTCCGGGAGGGCAAGACCTCCCTTGAGGACGTCCAGGAAAGCCTGACCCTTCTCAACAACAAAGTCCTTGGCCTCGTGTACAATGCCACGGATTACGTCAAGCCCTGCAGCAGCTATTACAGCAGTTATTACGCCGCCTGTAACGACTGAGAAACAGAGGACAGGACGTGTACGAAGCCTTTTTCAATCTGCGGCGAAAGCCCTTCGAGCTGTTGCCGAATCCCGAGTTCCTGTACCCGAGCCGGTCGCACAAAAAAGTTCTGGCCTACCTCGACTACGGCATCCGGGAGCACTCGGGCTTCATCCTCTTGACCGGCGAAGTCGGCACCGGCAAGACCACCCTCATCCGCCAATTGATCCAGAAGCACCTGCGCGACGTCCTTTTGGCCCGGGTCTTCCACACCAAGGTGGATTCCCTCCACCTGCTGGCCATGATCAACGCCGACCTGGGCCTTGAAACCGAGGACAAGGACAAGCCCACGCTCCTGCGCGACCTCCAGGATTTCCTCATCGCCCAGTACGCCAAGGGCCGGCCGGTGGTGCTCATCATCGACGAGGCCCAGAACCTTTCCCCGGACGTGCTGGAAGAGGTCCGGATGCTCTCGAACCTCGAAACCGAAAACAACAAGCTGCTCCATATCATCCTGGTCGGCCAGCCCGAACTGCGCCGGGTCCTGGCCTCGCCGGAGCTCTTGCAATTTCGCCAGCGCATCCAGATCGTCTGCAACATCGAGCCCCTGTCCGAGGACGAGGTCGAGCACTACATCCAGTACCGCCTGGAGGCTGCCGGCAACAGGAACGCCATCGAACTCGCGCCGGAGTGCTTTTCCATCATCCACGGCTACAGCCGGGGCATCCCGAGGCTCATCAATATCCTGTGCGA encodes:
- a CDS encoding XrtA-associated tyrosine autokinase; protein product: MSRIEEALGKAAERQAGMPRPEARLFFRQEATLPPPSQAIDPARLSEEKLVVLKSPASPEAEEFRKLKEALVKAIRDPDNFNNIILVTSAHHGEGKSLLVVNLAISLAQEFDHTVLVVDADLRAPTCHRYLEVAPERGLSDCLLDGLDVGQALINTGIGKLVLLPAGKAVKNPMELLSSNSMRRLMTEIKQRYRDRIILVDTPPVLLFAETRSLADVADGAVLVVREGKTSLEDVQESLTLLNNKVLGLVYNATDYVKPCSSYYSSYYAACND
- a CDS encoding XrtA/PEP-CTERM system-associated ATPase, whose translation is MYEAFFNLRRKPFELLPNPEFLYPSRSHKKVLAYLDYGIREHSGFILLTGEVGTGKTTLIRQLIQKHLRDVLLARVFHTKVDSLHLLAMINADLGLETEDKDKPTLLRDLQDFLIAQYAKGRPVVLIIDEAQNLSPDVLEEVRMLSNLETENNKLLHIILVGQPELRRVLASPELLQFRQRIQIVCNIEPLSEDEVEHYIQYRLEAAGNRNAIELAPECFSIIHGYSRGIPRLINILCDYILLDAFANETRTVTAAAIQEIAQDLSFNSQYWESLPPDLPGIEEKASRRDRGRQSPGKLHGVLLNFNTRLQNLEIATASRPPDHSGELRALLGAISQRMDDMGQTLDALSEIVRAAPQPEVAYADMRNVPVIELEESESDPDKEALPVPQPDGKHESWLKRLFFGHC